ATCCAAGTGCTGGGCAACAGTGTTTTCATCGTCCTACCCCTATTCTACAGATTTTCAATGTGAAAGTCCAAACATGTCTAGCGGATGTGACCGGTCGAGTCGAGGTGTATGGGATTGTTGCTGTCCGTGATGATGAGGACTATTGTCGTAATTATCTTTTCAGCCGATCTCGAGAAAATCCACTAGATATCAGTCTTGTAAGTAATCTATAACTTTtgttttgatgtgatgttttGGAAGTAAGGATCTTTAATTACACTAGAAATTTGTATGAATACCATTATAGAATCTACTAGTTCCTATGTTGATGTTGGATTTTTGGGTTCATAGATTATCTCAAAACACTAGGTTAGAAATACACTATACAGAACATTAGGGATATTGTGCTAATTCAAAacataaaattataaatatttttCCACTTAAAGTTAAAATTACGAGCTgttgtaaaaaaaatcaagttgCCTTTGGGCTTCTGTACTTATTTATGATCCGGGGTGTTGCAATATTAAGCACCAATTTTGGTGATTTTGTTTGTATAAACAATCCTCCTATACCCGTTTTTAGAACGTCTAGTGCCAAAGTCACTGAATGAGTAAGTCACCAATCCACCATTTGACAAATCGGGTCTCATATTAGATATCATATTCTATATAATAGAAATATCATAGAATAGACATAGAATTTTTTGTTGGGAAATTCGAATGAATCATTGAGTGAAAAAGAAGCAAAGAATGACAAAAGAATATGACTAGACTGTACCACTTGGCTCGGCTATACGATTGGTTCAAAGTAGTGACTACTAGACCCACACAATTACAGTGGTCGTACAACTCAACCGTACAGGTCACAATGTATAGTTATTTCCACATGCAAAGATGTGAAAGTGAAACAATGTTTATATATTCTTGCTTCTTACAAACTTTCAGACGGGTGGCTATCTTCGCTTGTTGAGCCCTAGAAGAGGCATGTCCATGAAATTTAATTGCCTGATTGAAGTTGATATTAGGGTGAAAACACTGGGAGATGATGGTACAGAAGACAAGACTTTGGCTGATGGATGCATGGAGTTCGTCGAGGGTCGAATTTATTACGAGAGGTTCTCCAGATGCTCTATGAGCGGTCCATATGGTTCTGTGGCTTTTGATTATATTATTTTTCGGGAGGGTTTTGACTTAACCATAGAGCTGGACTTGTTGGAAGTACCCGAAGGCGGTTTCAGCATGCAGATGTGTGGGTACACCACTGCTCAGAAGAACTATTATGCTTTCATTGACAAGAATTGTCGTGACTGTGACAGCTTCGTCAGCTCGACCGGGAAATTCCTGCAGTATTTTGTGGCAGCTGTGCACATTGATGACTACTTTCTCGTGGACTTTGCAGAAGGCAAATCACctcttattttcaaaccaaCTATTCATGGAAGCGAAGAAAAAGAGTACTCTTTCGAACACGGCGCTCTGGTGTCCGTCAAAGTGTCATGGTCCACAGTCTGGTACATCTGACAATGTAATGCTTAAGTAGCAGTTTATGTTTTAGATCGGCTCTGCCAGACAAACA
The Panicum virgatum strain AP13 chromosome 6N, P.virgatum_v5, whole genome shotgun sequence genome window above contains:
- the LOC120677625 gene encoding uncharacterized protein LOC120677625 encodes the protein MGMLHLALASMALQYSGLAHEGDAVQPAFIGHEDDVQSLFADEEDDVLSDTDYELPKAQELAGFIEKLGPVEHEERLTLMKASFGIPLEPLLGHAFHPLPECSRDQKHVGDRVWHEYYRMNRLLETNLPAMRYTQCNDPSAGQQCFHRPTPILQIFNVKVQTCLADVTGRVEVYGIVAVRDDEDYCRNYLFSRSRENPLDISLTGGYLRLLSPRRGMSMKFNCLIEVDIRVKTLGDDGTEDKTLADGCMEFVEGRIYYERFSRCSMSGPYGSVAFDYIIFREGFDLTIELDLLEVPEGGFSMQMCGYTTAQKNYYAFIDKNCRDCDSFVSSTGKFLQYFVAAVHIDDYFLVDFAEGKSPLIFKPTIHGSEEKEYSFEHGALVSVKVSWSTVWYI